The following proteins are co-located in the Imtechella halotolerans genome:
- a CDS encoding ATP-dependent helicase, translated as MNENGLEKYLAELNEAQLAPVLHKDGPLMVIAGAGSGKTRVLTYRIAYLMSLGVDSFNILSLTFTNKAAREMKKRIADIVGNSEAKNLWMGTFHSVFAKILRIEADKLGYPSNFTIYDTQDSQRLISSIIKEMGLDKDVYKYKQVQSRISSYKNSLITVKAYFNNPELVEADAMAKRPRMGEIYNAYVERCFKSGAMDFDDLLLKTNELLTRFPEVLAKYQERFRYILVDEYQDTNHSQYLIVKALSDKFQNICVVGDDAQSIYAFRGANINNILNYQKDYEGVKVYRLEQNYRSTKNIVEAANCVIEKNKTRLDKVVWTHNEDGPLIKVHRSSTDADEGRFVAGSIFETRMQQQESNGHFAVLYRTNSQSRAIEDALRKRDIPYRIYGGLSFYQRKEIKDVLAYLRLVINPNDEEALIRIINYPARGIGQTTIDKLTVIANEYKRSIFEVISHMDRIDLKINSGTKARLEEFVNMIRSFQIMNTNADAFALAEHVSKKSGILQEFKKDGTPEGIARMENVEELLNGIKDFVEGQREIDGATGALSEFLEDVALATDLDKDTGDDDRVALMTIHLAKGLEFPYVYIVGMEEDLFPSAMSMNTRSELEEERRLFYVALTRAEKQAYLTYAQSRYRWGKLVDSEPSRFIEEIDDKYLDYLTPIDTGYRYKPLVDVDIFGEVDKSKLRMQKPSNSAPPAYHKPSEEKLRKLRKLKPDISEPIGNNQQDTSLAVGTIVEHERFGRGEVIRLEGIGNDKKAEIKFTNGEVKKLLLRFAKLTIVS; from the coding sequence ATGAATGAGAACGGTTTGGAAAAATATTTAGCAGAACTGAACGAAGCGCAACTAGCGCCGGTATTACATAAGGATGGACCTCTGATGGTTATTGCAGGAGCAGGTTCAGGGAAAACACGTGTACTTACCTATCGTATAGCTTATTTGATGAGCTTAGGAGTGGATTCTTTTAACATTTTATCGCTTACCTTTACCAATAAAGCGGCTCGTGAGATGAAAAAACGGATTGCCGATATTGTTGGAAATAGTGAGGCCAAAAATCTTTGGATGGGTACCTTTCACTCAGTATTCGCCAAGATTCTTCGCATAGAAGCAGATAAATTAGGCTACCCTAGTAATTTTACAATATACGATACCCAAGATTCTCAAAGGCTAATTTCGTCAATTATAAAGGAGATGGGATTAGATAAGGATGTTTATAAATACAAGCAGGTTCAATCACGAATTTCATCCTATAAGAATAGTTTAATTACCGTAAAAGCTTATTTTAACAATCCTGAGCTTGTGGAGGCTGATGCTATGGCTAAACGTCCTCGCATGGGTGAAATCTATAACGCTTACGTAGAACGATGTTTCAAATCAGGGGCAATGGACTTTGATGATTTGTTATTAAAAACAAATGAACTCCTTACCCGATTTCCAGAAGTATTGGCAAAATACCAAGAGCGATTCAGGTATATTCTAGTAGATGAGTATCAAGATACCAACCACTCTCAGTATCTAATTGTAAAGGCCTTATCCGATAAGTTTCAGAATATCTGTGTAGTAGGAGATGATGCTCAGAGTATTTATGCCTTTAGAGGTGCCAATATCAATAACATCCTTAACTACCAAAAAGATTATGAGGGGGTTAAGGTGTATCGACTCGAACAAAATTATCGTTCGACTAAAAATATTGTAGAAGCTGCGAACTGTGTTATTGAAAAGAATAAAACAAGGCTTGATAAGGTAGTTTGGACCCATAATGAGGATGGCCCTCTAATTAAGGTTCATCGAAGTAGTACTGATGCCGATGAAGGGCGTTTTGTGGCGGGATCTATTTTTGAAACCCGAATGCAACAACAGGAATCAAATGGCCATTTTGCTGTATTATATCGAACCAATTCTCAGTCTCGAGCCATTGAAGATGCCTTGCGAAAAAGAGATATCCCATATCGTATTTATGGAGGATTATCATTTTACCAACGAAAGGAAATCAAGGATGTTTTGGCCTATTTACGCCTTGTGATTAATCCAAATGACGAGGAAGCTCTTATTCGTATTATAAACTATCCTGCTCGAGGGATTGGACAAACTACCATTGATAAACTTACCGTTATTGCCAATGAGTATAAGCGTTCTATTTTTGAGGTAATCTCTCATATGGATAGAATTGACTTAAAAATAAATAGTGGTACCAAGGCTCGTCTAGAAGAGTTTGTTAATATGATCCGAAGTTTTCAGATTATGAATACCAATGCCGATGCATTTGCATTGGCAGAACATGTATCTAAAAAATCAGGAATACTTCAGGAATTTAAAAAGGATGGAACTCCAGAAGGAATTGCCCGAATGGAGAATGTGGAGGAATTACTGAATGGTATTAAAGATTTTGTGGAAGGTCAACGCGAAATAGATGGTGCTACCGGAGCCTTAAGTGAATTCCTTGAAGATGTTGCCCTTGCCACTGATCTAGATAAAGACACCGGGGATGACGACCGCGTGGCACTTATGACAATTCACCTAGCTAAAGGTCTAGAATTCCCTTATGTATATATAGTTGGAATGGAGGAGGACCTATTCCCTTCCGCCATGAGCATGAATACCCGTAGCGAATTAGAAGAGGAGCGTAGGCTTTTTTATGTGGCCCTTACTCGAGCGGAAAAACAAGCCTATTTAACCTATGCCCAAAGTCGATATAGATGGGGTAAGCTTGTAGATTCAGAGCCTAGTCGATTTATTGAAGAAATTGATGATAAATACCTAGATTACTTGACACCTATTGATACCGGTTACAGGTATAAACCACTGGTAGATGTGGATATTTTCGGGGAAGTAGATAAGAGTAAGTTACGGATGCAAAAACCTTCTAATTCCGCACCTCCAGCATACCATAAGCCATCTGAGGAAAAACTTCGTAAATTGCGTAAGCTAAAACCTGATATTAGTGAACCTATTGGTAACAATCAACAAGATACATCGCTTGCTGTAGGTACTATTGTAGAGCATGAACGTTTTGGTCGGGGAGAGGTGATCAGGCTAGAAGGAATAGGCAATGATAAAAAAGCTGAAATTAAATTCACAAATGGTGAAGTGAAAAAGTTGCTTCTACGTTTTGCGAAACTTACCATAGTATCTTAA
- a CDS encoding L-threonylcarbamoyladenylate synthase, which produces MAQLIRIYNENPNAKEVAKVVKVLRDGGIIIYPTDTVYGLGCDITNTKALERIARIKGIKLDKANFSFVCADLSNISDYVKQIDTPTFKILKRALPGPYTFILPGNNNLPKEFKKKKTVGIRVPDNTIAQLLVKELGNPIVSTSIHDEDDLLEYTTDPELIFEKWGNLVDMVIDGGYGDNVASTVIDLSEGEPVVVREGKGDISIL; this is translated from the coding sequence ATGGCTCAACTTATTAGAATATATAATGAAAATCCAAATGCTAAGGAAGTAGCAAAGGTAGTGAAAGTACTTCGCGATGGAGGCATTATCATTTATCCTACTGATACGGTGTATGGATTGGGGTGTGATATTACCAACACCAAAGCATTAGAGCGTATCGCTCGTATTAAAGGGATTAAACTTGACAAAGCTAATTTTTCATTTGTTTGTGCTGATTTGAGCAACATTTCTGATTATGTAAAGCAAATTGACACTCCCACATTTAAAATTTTAAAAAGAGCACTTCCAGGCCCTTATACCTTCATATTACCAGGAAACAATAATCTTCCCAAGGAATTCAAAAAGAAGAAAACAGTGGGTATCCGTGTTCCTGATAATACCATCGCACAGTTGTTGGTCAAAGAACTCGGAAATCCTATTGTATCCACATCCATACATGATGAAGATGATTTATTAGAATATACCACGGATCCAGAACTTATTTTCGAAAAATGGGGAAATTTGGTGGATATGGTAATTGATGGAGGGTATGGCGATAATGTAGCATCAACTGTTATTGATCTCTCTGAAGGAGAACCTGTAGTTGTAAGGGAGGGAAAAGGCGATATTTCTATTCTTTAA
- a CDS encoding OmpA family protein, translating into MKKIVMLASVAAITLTSCVSQKKYSDLEAQHKETQDLLNTATVKLNSCLEERASLSARAESLKEQNDILRANNQELINNMGNLTTLTQKGAENLEKSLESLREKDLTIRRLQDAVTRRDSVNLALVQSLKGVLGNLDDQDIEISVEKGVVYVSISDKLLFSSGSYTVTNKAKEVLGKVATVVKNKPDFEFMVEGHTDNVPIRTASIKDNWDLSVLRATAVVRILQDDFKVDPKRMTAAGRSQYVPVVGNDTAQERAKNRRTRIVVLPKIDQFYTMIEEGMKDPKIN; encoded by the coding sequence ATGAAAAAAATTGTTATGCTGGCATCTGTAGCTGCCATTACGCTAACTTCTTGTGTTTCTCAAAAGAAATACTCTGATTTGGAAGCCCAACACAAAGAGACACAAGACCTATTAAACACCGCAACTGTAAAGCTTAATTCTTGTCTTGAGGAGCGTGCTTCTCTTTCTGCTAGAGCAGAGAGTCTTAAGGAGCAAAATGATATCTTAAGAGCAAATAACCAAGAGTTAATTAATAATATGGGTAATCTAACTACCCTTACTCAAAAAGGTGCTGAAAACCTTGAGAAATCATTAGAAAGCCTACGTGAAAAAGACCTTACTATCCGTCGTTTACAAGATGCTGTAACCCGCAGAGATTCTGTAAATCTTGCATTGGTACAAAGTCTTAAAGGAGTGTTAGGTAACTTGGATGATCAAGATATCGAAATTAGCGTAGAAAAAGGAGTTGTATACGTGTCTATTTCTGACAAACTATTGTTCAGCAGTGGAAGCTATACGGTAACTAACAAAGCTAAAGAGGTATTAGGTAAAGTGGCTACTGTAGTTAAAAACAAGCCTGACTTTGAATTTATGGTTGAAGGACACACTGATAACGTGCCTATCCGTACTGCAAGTATTAAAGATAACTGGGATTTAAGTGTATTAAGAGCTACTGCTGTGGTACGTATTTTACAAGATGATTTCAAAGTAGATCCTAAGCGTATGACTGCTGCTGGTAGAAGTCAATATGTTCCTGTAGTTGGAAATGATACTGCTCAAGAAAGAGCTAAAAACCGCAGAACACGTATTGTTGTATTACCAAAAATCGATCAATTCTATACAATGATTGAAGAAGGTATGAAAGATCCTAAAATAAACTAG
- a CDS encoding glycosyltransferase family 2 protein: MKIAVVILNWNGKKLLEQFLPSVIEFSSEASIYVADNASTDTSIPYLKEHFPTIKIIENKENGGYAQGYNDALKQVKEEVYCLLNSDVEVTDGWLHPIVKLFNSNSSIAAIQPKIKDFKNKTHFEYAGAAGGFIDKFGYPYCRGRIFDTLEEDYGQYNDSIPVFWATGACLFVKADVFNSLGGFDIDFFAHQEEIDLCWRIQNSGYSVYYCGLSTVYHVGGATLSQGSPEKSFLNFRNGLYLLLKNLPTRQLIPIIFFRMMLDGVAGIRFLTKGETAHFKAILRAHFSFYRNLALIYKKRCQPRQNQYFRHFSIVWNYFVMKRRKFSDL; encoded by the coding sequence ATGAAAATAGCCGTTGTCATACTTAACTGGAATGGGAAAAAACTGCTTGAACAATTTTTACCCTCTGTCATCGAGTTTTCCTCGGAGGCTTCTATATATGTCGCTGACAATGCTTCAACAGACACTTCCATACCGTATCTTAAGGAACATTTTCCAACCATTAAAATCATAGAAAACAAAGAAAATGGAGGATACGCTCAAGGATATAATGACGCCCTAAAACAAGTAAAGGAAGAAGTTTACTGCCTGTTAAATTCAGATGTGGAGGTGACTGATGGTTGGTTACATCCTATTGTTAAACTGTTCAACTCCAATTCCAGTATAGCTGCAATACAACCCAAAATAAAAGATTTTAAAAATAAAACACATTTTGAGTATGCTGGGGCCGCTGGAGGATTTATAGATAAGTTTGGATATCCGTATTGCCGTGGAAGAATATTTGACACTCTAGAAGAGGACTATGGGCAATACAATGATAGCATTCCTGTATTTTGGGCCACTGGTGCCTGTTTATTTGTAAAAGCGGATGTTTTTAATTCTCTGGGAGGATTTGACATCGATTTTTTTGCACACCAGGAAGAAATTGATTTATGCTGGAGAATACAAAACTCTGGATATAGCGTATATTATTGCGGGCTTTCCACAGTGTATCATGTGGGTGGGGCAACCCTTAGCCAAGGTAGTCCTGAAAAGTCATTTCTTAATTTTCGAAACGGACTTTATCTCCTATTAAAAAATCTTCCTACAAGACAATTAATCCCAATCATATTTTTTAGAATGATGTTGGATGGAGTTGCAGGTATTAGGTTTCTTACAAAGGGGGAAACCGCTCATTTTAAGGCAATTTTAAGAGCCCATTTCAGTTTTTATCGTAACTTAGCGCTGATTTATAAAAAAAGGTGTCAGCCTAGGCAAAATCAATATTTCCGCCATTTTTCAATTGTTTGGAATTATTTTGTTATGAAGCGAAGAAAATTTTCGGATTTGTAA
- a CDS encoding type I restriction enzyme HsdR N-terminal domain-containing protein, translating to MQFLNFPTYHFRFKNSENKTHIFDEIRKKFVVLQPEEWVRQHVVQYLLHEKNYPKSLINVEKELKVNGLNKRYDVVVYRPDGSIFLVVECKAPTVSISQATFDQIARYNMTLNATILMVTNGISHYYCMVDFQAQQYRFLKTLPDYSIVK from the coding sequence ATGCAGTTTTTAAATTTTCCCACATATCACTTTCGATTCAAAAATAGCGAAAATAAAACGCATATCTTTGATGAGATTCGCAAAAAATTTGTGGTTCTTCAACCAGAAGAATGGGTGCGTCAACACGTAGTTCAATATTTACTACATGAAAAAAACTATCCAAAATCACTGATTAATGTAGAAAAGGAATTAAAAGTAAACGGCTTAAATAAACGATATGACGTGGTGGTGTATAGACCGGATGGAAGCATTTTTTTGGTGGTAGAATGCAAGGCACCAACTGTTTCTATTTCGCAAGCTACTTTTGATCAGATAGCCCGCTATAATATGACCTTAAACGCGACTATACTTATGGTTACCAATGGCATCTCACATTATTACTGTATGGTTGATTTTCAGGCCCAGCAGTATCGATTTTTAAAAACATTACCTGATTACTCTATAGTTAAATAA